A single window of Vespula pensylvanica isolate Volc-1 chromosome 23, ASM1446617v1, whole genome shotgun sequence DNA harbors:
- the LOC122636735 gene encoding uncharacterized protein LOC122636735, with protein MRTKGLLLLLICIAGSSILFIAFSNQRPSIQTLVTETHKQLRNFQENLKDVEEKRLVTDSKYLALLGLDGQTSTTPLSLKPQNVTVVTLIRPGSEQHAYGFVRNVSHFLPNNSIVLYSVGLNEESFQSIKATCNSTRCNVIHFDLTPFPAHVEDDRLHVYRPLIIQTALNTLGCILYMDSNVRLNSSDISKYLFPKSGVLTWPTRHAISSLTHPKMYEYFHTSAEGFFFLPLIRASHIVIRNTKEIREKVMLPWVQCALTRDCICPIGAQSAGCRFNKRPQYRYSGCHAYDTSALNIVLGLYFNFDDTCYTHQERETYFNKIQSEEIIEEYAIIARQNNVTESNSKSFASTDR; from the exons ATGCGCACCAAGGGACTGTTATTATTGCTAATCTGCATAGCAGGGAGCAGCATCCTTTTTATTGCTTTCAGCAATCAACGACCTTCTATACAAACTCTTGTTACAGAAACTCACAAACAATTACGGAATTTTCAG GAAAACTTGAAAGATGTTGAAGAAAAACGATTAGTGACAGATTCAAAGTATTTAGCTTTACTTGGTCTTGATGGCCAAACAAGTACGACGCCTCTAAGTCTCAAGCCTCAGAATGTGACAGTAGTAACTCTTATAAGGCCAGGAAGCGAACAACATGCCTATGGCTTCGTTAGAAATGTCAGTCACTTTTTGCCAAATAATAGTATTGTACTTTATAGCGTTGGTCTGAACGAAGAATCTTTCCAAAGTATCAAGGCTACTTGTAACTCTACAAGGTGTAATGTGATTCACTTCGACTTGACTCCGTTTCCAGCTCACGTAGAAGATGATAGATTACACGTTTACAGACCTTTAATTATACAa ACAGCTTTGAATACATTAGGTTGTATTCTATACATGGATTCAAACGTACGGTTAAATTCATCTGACATTTCAAAATATCTCTTTCCAAAGTCAGGAGTATTAACCTGGCCTACCAGGCACGCCATTAGTTCTTTAACTCATCCAAAGATGTACGAGTATTTTCACACATCAGCAGagggtttttttttccttcctcttatAAGAGCATCGCATATAGTAATTAGAAACACAAAAGAGATTAGGGAAAAAGTAATGCTACCTTGGGTTCAATGCGCACTGACAAGAGATTGTATTTGCCCTATAG GTGCCCAATCTGCAGGTTgtcgatttaataaaagacCACAATATCGTTATTCCGGTTGCCATGCGTATGATACATCCGCGTTGAATATCGTTCTCggattatatttcaattttgacGATACCTGTTACACACACCAGGAACGAGAAACATATTTCAATAAGATACAATCCGAGGAGATTATAGAAGAATATGCTATTATCGCAAGACAGAACAATGTCACAGAATCTAACTCTAAAAGCTTTGCATCGACCGACCGTTGA
- the LOC122636734 gene encoding coiled-coil domain-containing protein 34-like isoform X2, whose amino-acid sequence MAADDNVNCSFNRKEKNNCFRLHQENLDKVYSSATTLNSKYSNVLNKSHRTDKDILEPRCHQKLKSSFSGPEVRYINPAIYAESLKIEDDEEETMNIRIRVDHTNKTKILNDAGTSKRFIEINSGDTATRTADRLSSLSLKEALVPSSGDFAGDEIASPETYRCYFSTSSATSSIDKSSARHTESIVNIKPVSHRVERRCRITDKTNNDHQRSSSNDFDINDRQKHQPEVQRYIMNGHRVVHISTASIGSSKASQMVEESSLARKSAHEEWLRKKQMYLQQKREEEEMLETKKREEEERLTREKEEKERREKENFFKWAEKKRKEEADKKTALEKEMEIEKQLKELEEKAVVAKALCLRQWARKKEEEQKAQQRAQQLKEEQDEKERKRRQEESLKAYEEWREKSKNRPKPATQGLLPHQAAKPAFINPTPWQKLIEDNSDDGQGDDGKRTKIKRKIKNKKRSLT is encoded by the exons ATGGCTGCTGATGACAATGTAAACTGTTCATtcaatcgaaaagaaaaaaataattgctttCGGTTGCATCAGGAAAATCTTGACAAAGTATATAGTAGCGCAACAACATTAAATTCCAAATATTCTAATGTTTTGAATAAAAGTCATCGAACCGACAAGGATATCTTGGAGCCTCGCTGCCaccaaaaattaaaaagctcCTTTTCCGGACCAGAGGTTCGTTATATCAATCCAGCTATTTATGCGGAATCTCTAAAGATCGAAGACGACGAGGAAGAGACGATGAACATCAGGATACGTGTCGACCATACGAACAAGACCAAGATCTTGAACGATGCTGGCACAAGCAAGCGATTCATCGAGATTAATAGCGGTGATACAGCTACAAGAACGGCTGATAGGCTCTCTTCCTTGTCCTTGAAGGAAGCATTAGTTCCTTCGTCCGGTGATTTTGCCGGTGATGAAATAGCGTCGCCAGAAACTTATCGCTGCTACTTTTCTACGTCAAGCGCAACTTCATCCATCGACAAATCTTCTGCCCGTCATACCGAATCTATCGTTAACATCAAGCCAGTTTCTCATCGGGTCGAACGACGATGTAGAATCACTGATAAAACGAACAACGATCATCAACGATCGTCGTCGAACGACTTCGACATCAACGATAGGCAAAAGCATCAACCAGAAGTACAGAG aTATATTATGAACGGCCACAGAGTCGTGCATATATCGACAGCATCGATCGGCAGCTCAAAAGCCTCTCAGATGGTCGAGGAATCCTCACTGGCTAGAAAGAGTGCTCACGAGGAATGGTTACGCAAAAAGCAGATGTATCttcaacaaaaaagagaagaagaggaaatgctggaaacaaagaaacgagaggaagaggagagattGACAcgcgaaaaggaagaaaaggagaggaggGAAAAGGAGAATTTTTTCAAGTGGgcagaaaagaagaggaaagaggaagcgGATAAAAAAACGGCCCttgaaaaggaaatggaaatagaaaagCAATTGAAAGAATTGGAGGAGAAAGCGGTAGTCGCAAAGGCCTTGTGCCTACGACAATGGGCtcgtaaaaaggaagaggaacaGAAAG CACAGCAAAGAGCACAGCAGTTGAAAGAAGAACAGGACGAGAAAGAACGGAAAAGGAGGCAGGAGGAGAGCTTGAAAGCTTACGAGGAGTGGCGAGAAAAGTCAAAAAATCGGCCTAAACCAGCGACGCAAGGATTACTTC CGCATCAAGCGGCAAAACCGGCATTTATAAACCCCACACCATGGCAAAAGCTTATTGAGGACAATTCGGACGATGGCCAAGGGGACGACGGTAAGAggacgaaaataaaacgaaaaattaaaaataaaaagagatcatTGACGTAA
- the LOC122636734 gene encoding DNA ligase 1-like isoform X3, which produces MAADDNVNCSFNRKEKNNCFRLHQENLDKVYSSATTLNSKYSNVLNKSHRTDKDILEPRCHQKLKSSFSGPEVRYINPAIYAESLKIEDDEEETMNIRIRVDHTNKTKILNDAGTSKRFIEINSGDTATRTADRLSSLSLKEALVPSSGDFAGDEIASPETYRCYFSTSSATSSIDKSSARHTESIVNIKPVSHRVERRCRITDKTNNDHQRSSSNDFDINDRQKHQPEVQRYIMNGHRVVHISTASIGSSKASQMVEESSLARKSAHEEWLRKKQMYLQQKREEEEMLETKKREEEERLTREKEEKERREKENFFKWAEKKRKEEADKKTALEKEMEIEKQLKELEEKAVVAKALCLRQWARKKEEEQKAKSTAVERRTGRERTEKEAGGELESLRGVARKVKKSA; this is translated from the exons ATGGCTGCTGATGACAATGTAAACTGTTCATtcaatcgaaaagaaaaaaataattgctttCGGTTGCATCAGGAAAATCTTGACAAAGTATATAGTAGCGCAACAACATTAAATTCCAAATATTCTAATGTTTTGAATAAAAGTCATCGAACCGACAAGGATATCTTGGAGCCTCGCTGCCaccaaaaattaaaaagctcCTTTTCCGGACCAGAGGTTCGTTATATCAATCCAGCTATTTATGCGGAATCTCTAAAGATCGAAGACGACGAGGAAGAGACGATGAACATCAGGATACGTGTCGACCATACGAACAAGACCAAGATCTTGAACGATGCTGGCACAAGCAAGCGATTCATCGAGATTAATAGCGGTGATACAGCTACAAGAACGGCTGATAGGCTCTCTTCCTTGTCCTTGAAGGAAGCATTAGTTCCTTCGTCCGGTGATTTTGCCGGTGATGAAATAGCGTCGCCAGAAACTTATCGCTGCTACTTTTCTACGTCAAGCGCAACTTCATCCATCGACAAATCTTCTGCCCGTCATACCGAATCTATCGTTAACATCAAGCCAGTTTCTCATCGGGTCGAACGACGATGTAGAATCACTGATAAAACGAACAACGATCATCAACGATCGTCGTCGAACGACTTCGACATCAACGATAGGCAAAAGCATCAACCAGAAGTACAGAG aTATATTATGAACGGCCACAGAGTCGTGCATATATCGACAGCATCGATCGGCAGCTCAAAAGCCTCTCAGATGGTCGAGGAATCCTCACTGGCTAGAAAGAGTGCTCACGAGGAATGGTTACGCAAAAAGCAGATGTATCttcaacaaaaaagagaagaagaggaaatgctggaaacaaagaaacgagaggaagaggagagattGACAcgcgaaaaggaagaaaaggagaggaggGAAAAGGAGAATTTTTTCAAGTGGgcagaaaagaagaggaaagaggaagcgGATAAAAAAACGGCCCttgaaaaggaaatggaaatagaaaagCAATTGAAAGAATTGGAGGAGAAAGCGGTAGTCGCAAAGGCCTTGTGCCTACGACAATGGGCtcgtaaaaaggaagaggaacaGAAAG CAAAGAGCACAGCAGTTGAAAGAAGAACAGGACGAGAAAGAACGGAAAAGGAGGCAGGAGGAGAGCTTGAAAGCTTACGAGGAGTGGCGAGAAAAGTCAAAAAATCGGCCTAA
- the LOC122636734 gene encoding coiled-coil domain-containing protein 34-like isoform X1 — MAADDNVNCSFNRKEKNNCFRLHQENLDKVYSSATTLNSKYSNVLNKSHRTDKDILEPRCHQKLKSSFSGPEVRYINPAIYAESLKIEDDEEETMNIRIRVDHTNKTKILNDAGTSKRFIEINSGDTATRTADRLSSLSLKEALVPSSGDFAGDEIASPETYRCYFSTSSATSSIDKSSARHTESIVNIKPVSHRVERRCRITDKTNNDHQRSSSNDFDINDRQKHQPEVQRYIMNGHRVVHISTASIGSSKASQMVEESSLARKSAHEEWLRKKQMYLQQKREEEEMLETKKREEEERLTREKEEKERREKENFFKWAEKKRKEEADKKTALEKEMEIEKQLKELEEKAVVAKALCLRQWARKKEEEQKEFNLCTIAQQRAQQLKEEQDEKERKRRQEESLKAYEEWREKSKNRPKPATQGLLPHQAAKPAFINPTPWQKLIEDNSDDGQGDDGKRTKIKRKIKNKKRSLT, encoded by the exons ATGGCTGCTGATGACAATGTAAACTGTTCATtcaatcgaaaagaaaaaaataattgctttCGGTTGCATCAGGAAAATCTTGACAAAGTATATAGTAGCGCAACAACATTAAATTCCAAATATTCTAATGTTTTGAATAAAAGTCATCGAACCGACAAGGATATCTTGGAGCCTCGCTGCCaccaaaaattaaaaagctcCTTTTCCGGACCAGAGGTTCGTTATATCAATCCAGCTATTTATGCGGAATCTCTAAAGATCGAAGACGACGAGGAAGAGACGATGAACATCAGGATACGTGTCGACCATACGAACAAGACCAAGATCTTGAACGATGCTGGCACAAGCAAGCGATTCATCGAGATTAATAGCGGTGATACAGCTACAAGAACGGCTGATAGGCTCTCTTCCTTGTCCTTGAAGGAAGCATTAGTTCCTTCGTCCGGTGATTTTGCCGGTGATGAAATAGCGTCGCCAGAAACTTATCGCTGCTACTTTTCTACGTCAAGCGCAACTTCATCCATCGACAAATCTTCTGCCCGTCATACCGAATCTATCGTTAACATCAAGCCAGTTTCTCATCGGGTCGAACGACGATGTAGAATCACTGATAAAACGAACAACGATCATCAACGATCGTCGTCGAACGACTTCGACATCAACGATAGGCAAAAGCATCAACCAGAAGTACAGAG aTATATTATGAACGGCCACAGAGTCGTGCATATATCGACAGCATCGATCGGCAGCTCAAAAGCCTCTCAGATGGTCGAGGAATCCTCACTGGCTAGAAAGAGTGCTCACGAGGAATGGTTACGCAAAAAGCAGATGTATCttcaacaaaaaagagaagaagaggaaatgctggaaacaaagaaacgagaggaagaggagagattGACAcgcgaaaaggaagaaaaggagaggaggGAAAAGGAGAATTTTTTCAAGTGGgcagaaaagaagaggaaagaggaagcgGATAAAAAAACGGCCCttgaaaaggaaatggaaatagaaaagCAATTGAAAGAATTGGAGGAGAAAGCGGTAGTCGCAAAGGCCTTGTGCCTACGACAATGGGCtcgtaaaaaggaagaggaacaGAAAG AATTTAACCTTTGTACGATAGCACAGCAAAGAGCACAGCAGTTGAAAGAAGAACAGGACGAGAAAGAACGGAAAAGGAGGCAGGAGGAGAGCTTGAAAGCTTACGAGGAGTGGCGAGAAAAGTCAAAAAATCGGCCTAAACCAGCGACGCAAGGATTACTTC CGCATCAAGCGGCAAAACCGGCATTTATAAACCCCACACCATGGCAAAAGCTTATTGAGGACAATTCGGACGATGGCCAAGGGGACGACGGTAAGAggacgaaaataaaacgaaaaattaaaaataaaaagagatcatTGACGTAA